From the Primulina tabacum isolate GXHZ01 chromosome 3, ASM2559414v2, whole genome shotgun sequence genome, one window contains:
- the LOC142539570 gene encoding uncharacterized protein LOC142539570 — translation MEISKPKSFFQDIRSREINGFRVRKRPYVGSSDLQDLESIGAVAVEHLGEPSPPMALSFCKTSRNAHILALTDERGYVNLLHTRGKFSDLSSLYENAEKSKVCEWVAHDNAIFDVCWIKEDTNIVTASGDQSIKVWDAQDKKCIRALMGHTGSIKSISCHPTNHDIVVSGSRDGSFALWDIRSSKNTHQNFRMWPTSVVHEAHISPGRRRRRRTKAESMSITSVLFLKDEVSVATAGAVDSVVKFWDTRHLKAPITHACPKLESLSERGRRSSGISSLSQDLNGVFITASCMDHRIYLYNVLQLEKGPIRAFSGGRIESFFVKAAISPNAAHILSGSSDGNAYIWQVNNPHLDPIILKSHDGEVTAVDWCPSETGKVATCSDDFTVRFWNIPSSCYSNTRSPSSSRKRIMAFPSMKQRKLFVADQYERDCRLSDERRHVNSPAAALILPEVCTPKSQKKPFSLSFEVKEHLEKNPETDTNSPSSVLNPPSSLKRKTIRDYFSVS, via the exons ATGGAGATCTCCAAACCTAAATCATTCTTCCAAGACATCAGATCCAGAGAAATCAATGGATTTCGAG TAAGAAAGCGTCCCTATGTGGGCAGCAGCGATTTACAAGATCTCGAATCAATCGGAGCTGTGGCAGTCGAGCACCTCGGTGAACCCTCTCCTCCGATGGCCTTGTCGTTCTGCAAG ACGAGTAGAAATGCTCATATTCTAGCTCTAACCGATGAACGAGGTTATGTCAACCTACTTCATACTCGAGGCAAATTTTCGGATTTATCCTCATTATATGAGAACGCAG AAAAATCCAAGGTTTGCGAATGGGTTGCCCATGATAATGCCATATTTGATGTATGCTGGATCAAG GAGGATACAAATATTGTAACTGCTTCAGGAGATCAAAGT attaaagtttgggatgCACAAGATAAAAAATGCATTAGAGCATTGATGGGGCACACTGGAAGCATAAAATCAATTAGTTGTCATCCTACTAATCATG ATATTGTCGTATCTGGTTCAAGAGATGGGTCATTTGCTCTATGGGACATCAGGTCCTCCAAAAATACTCATCAGAATTTTCGCATGTG GCCCACTTCTGTAGTTCATGAGGCTCATATTTCTCCTGGTAGAAGACGACGTAGGCGCACAAAG GCTGAGTCCATGAGCATCACATCAGTTCTTTTCCTCAAGGATGAAGTTTCTGTTGCTACTGCTGGAGCAGTTGACAG CGTTGTTAAATTCTGGGACACCAGGCATCTTAAAGCTCCAATTACTCATGCATGCCCTAAGCTGGAATCATTAAGTGAGAGG GGAAGACGTTCGAGTGGCATTTCTAGCTTGTCTCAAGATTTAAATGGAGTGTTCATTACGGCCTCATGCATGGATCACAG AATATACCTATATAATGTACTCCAACTTGAAAAGGGACCAATAAGAGCTTTCTCTGGTGGTAGAATCGAATCATTTTTCGTAAAG GCTGCAATCAGTCCCAATGCAGCTCACATTCTCAGTGGTTCTAGTGATGGTAATGCCTATATATGGCAGGTGAATAATCCTCATCTGGATCCTATCATTTTGAAAAGCCACGATGGAGAAGTCACAGCAGTGGACTG GTGTCCTTCCGAGACGGGGAAAGTAGCTACTTGCTCAGATGATTTTACT GTTCGTTTTTGGAACATTCCGAGTAGTTGTTACTCAAACACACGATCTCCTTCATCAAGTCGAAAGAGGATCATGGCATTTCCGAGCATGAAACAGAGAAAATTGTTTGTGGCCGATCAATACGAAAGAGACTGTAGACTCTCAGATGAAAGACGCCATGTCAACTCACCTGCAGCTGCACTCATTCTGCCTGAGGTCTGCACCCCAAAATCCCAGAAGAAACCATTTTCTTTGAGCTTTGAGGTAAAAGAACATTTAGAAAAAAACCCCGAAACCGACACAAATAGCCCTTCATCTGTTCTTAATCCTCCATCTTCATTGAAGAGAAAGACAATCCGAGATTACTTTTCTGTTTCCTGA
- the LOC142539569 gene encoding tetrahydroberberine oxidase-like encodes MKFLSILAPFLVIFSCSLVVSAEEHYRNFLECLAHKSNDDSSFFDDVYTPSNSSYTSILRFSIQNLRFETPSTQKPLVIITPQQESQIPPVICCARENVMEIRTRSGGHDYEGLSFVSKVPFVILDLIKFSEVSVDAESKTAWVQSGATLGTLYYRITEKSQTLGFPAGVCTTIGVGGHLSGGGYGMLMRKYGLAADNVVDARIVDVNGRILDRESMGEDLFWAIRGGGGASFGVILAWKVQLVDVPENITVFSVDKTLEQNATQLVHKWQYIAHKFEKELLIRVILTRTNANQGGRNYTIRATFNSLFVGGIDRLLPIMQKSFPELGLVREDCTPMSWIQSILYFNGFRIDSREILLDRKQPSVRYFKAKSDYVQNPIPENGLEGIWRLFYEAEANEAVIIFTPYGGRMDEIPSSDIPFPHRAGTLYKIQHLAYWESAEAQDSDSYISWIRRLYSYMTPYVSKLPRAAYVNYRDLDIGANRDHGATSYPQARIWGFKYFKNNFDRLVQVKTVVDPENFFKNEQSIPSLLWQRKD; translated from the coding sequence ATGAAGTTTCTAAGCATTTTGGCACCCTTTCTTGTTATCTTTTCGTGTTCACTTGTTGTTTCTGCTGAAGAACATTACCGTAATTTTCTTGAATGTCTGGCACATAAATCCAACGACGACTCCTCGTTCTTTGACGATGTTTACACCCCAAGCAACTCCTCCTACACGTCCATTCTGAGGTTCTCCATCCAGAACCTTAGATTCGAGACACCGTCTACTCAGAAACCGTTGGTGATCATAACACCACAGCAAGAATCACAAATCCCACCGGTCATTTGCTGTGCCAGAGAGAATGTAATGGAAATTAGAACACGAAGTGGCGGCCATGACTATGAGGGACTTTCTTTCGTGTCCAAAGTCCCTTTCGTGATCCTTGATTTGATCAAATTCAGTGAAGTAAGTGTTGATGCTGAGTCGAAAACTGCTTGGGTCCAATCTGGAGCAACTCTGGGCACTCTATATTATAGAATCACAGAGAAAAGCCAAACCTTAGGGTTCCCTGCCGGTGTGTGCACAACTATTGGCGTTGGTGGACACCTAAGTGGAGGAGGATACGGCATGTTGATGAGGAAGTATGGCCTCGCAGCTGATAATGTCGTTGATGCAAGAATAGTAGACGTTAATGGTAGAATTCTAGATAGAGAATCCATGGGTGAAGATCTTTTCTGGGCCATTAGAGGTGGTGGAGGCGCAAGTTTTGGTGTAATTCTTGCATGGAAAGTACAATTAGTGGATGTTCCCGAAAACATCACTGTGTTTTCTGTTGACAAAACTTTGGAGCAGAATGCAACTCAACTTGTCCATAAGTGGCAATATATTGCTCATAAATTTGAGAAGGAATTACTCATCAGAGTCATCTTAACTAGGACGAACGCCAACCAAGGTGGTAGAAACTACACGATTCGGGCTACGTTTAATTCTCTTTTTGTTGGTGGAATTGATAGGTTGCTTCCAATTATGCAAAAAAGTTTCCCAGAATTAGGTTTGGTGAGAGAAGACTGCACCCCAATGAGTTGGATTCAATCGATCCTTTATTTCAATGGGTTTCGGATAGATTCACGTGAGATCCTACTCGACAGGAAGCAACCTAGTGTTCGATACTTCAAAGCAAAATCAGACTATGTGCAGAATCCTATCCCTGAAAATGGCCTTGAAGGGATCTGGAGATTGTTTTACGAAGCTGAAGCAAACGAGGCAGTCATTATCTTTACCCCTTATGGCGGAAGAATGGATGAAATTCCCTCATCCGATATTCCATTTCCTCACAGAGCTGGTACTTTATACAAAATCCAGCATTTGGCGTATTGGGAATCGGCAGAAGCACAAGATTCAGATAGTTACATAAGCTGGATCAGAAGACTTTACAGTTACATGACTCCTTATGTTTCGAAATTACCTAGGGCGGCATACGTCAATTACAGGGATCTTGATATTGGAGCCAATAGAGATCACGGAGCCACAAGTTATCCACAAGCCAGAATTTGGGGTTTCAAGTATTTCAAGAACAATTTCGACAGGTTGGTTCAAGTGAAAACCGTCGTCGATCCTGAGAATTTCTTCAAGAATGAACAAAGCATTCCTTCACTTCTCTGGCAGCGGAAAGATTAG